The proteins below come from a single Chryseobacterium capnotolerans genomic window:
- a CDS encoding ClbS/DfsB family four-helix bundle protein, producing MQSYKDKTELIEEIRTRFRLYDQEFDDIQEHEKDLLKPGVDKTPSQNISYQIGWTQLLLQWEADEKKGIEVKTPTPEYKWNNLKGLYQSFYEQYSSYSLAEQRGLLQKQVNEIIEWIEKLDDKILFESEQRKWAITPAKWPIWKWIHINTVAPFKNFRTQLRKWKKETGTE from the coding sequence ATGCAGAGCTATAAGGACAAAACAGAGCTTATTGAAGAGATCAGGACAAGATTCCGTCTTTATGATCAGGAGTTTGATGATATTCAAGAACATGAAAAAGATCTGCTAAAACCAGGAGTTGATAAAACGCCGTCTCAAAATATATCCTACCAGATTGGATGGACTCAACTTTTGCTGCAATGGGAAGCTGATGAAAAGAAAGGAATTGAGGTAAAAACTCCTACTCCAGAATACAAATGGAATAATTTAAAAGGATTATATCAATCTTTCTATGAACAATATAGTTCTTATAGTTTAGCAGAACAAAGAGGGTTATTACAAAAACAGGTCAATGAAATTATTGAATGGATTGAAAAGCTTGATGATAAAATCTTATTTGAATCCGAACAGAGAAAATGGGCGATAACACCTGCCAAATGGCCTATTTGGAAATGGATTCATATCAATACGGTTGCTCCTTTTAAGAATTTCAGGACACAGTTAAGAAAATGGAAAAAAGAAACCGGTACAGAATAG
- a CDS encoding RlmF-related methyltransferase produces the protein MRGSDINEDSLKNAQHILDQNPDLSSAIQLQHQADSKYIFRNIIGTEDRFTFSMCNPPFHDSKESMIKGNLRKTKNLNRGKTPKTLLNFGGEQSELWCEGGELAFVTNMINESVQYSSQVLWFTCLVSKKDNLYKLTTLLKKVKAVEVKTIDMAQGQKISRILAWTFVPQ, from the coding sequence ATGCGTGGATCAGATATCAATGAAGATTCTCTGAAAAATGCCCAGCATATTTTAGATCAAAATCCGGATTTGTCATCGGCAATTCAATTACAACATCAGGCAGATTCAAAATATATATTCAGAAATATAATTGGCACTGAAGACCGGTTTACATTTTCTATGTGTAATCCTCCTTTTCACGATTCAAAAGAATCTATGATTAAAGGAAATCTTAGAAAAACAAAGAATTTAAACAGAGGAAAAACACCAAAAACATTACTGAATTTTGGCGGAGAACAGTCAGAACTTTGGTGTGAAGGCGGCGAATTGGCATTCGTTACCAATATGATTAATGAAAGTGTTCAATATTCATCCCAGGTTCTTTGGTTTACCTGCCTGGTTTCTAAAAAAGATAATCTATACAAACTGACTACACTTTTAAAGAAGGTGAAAGCTGTAGAGGTAAAAACAATCGATATGGCCCAAGGACAGAAAATTAGCAGAATCCTGGCTTGGACTTTTGTTCCTCAGTAG
- a CDS encoding RlmF-related methyltransferase: protein MSTEKSSLHTRNLHRNPYDFDLLISCVPELKHYVFVNVHGTTTINFSIPKAVKLLNKALLLHFYNIKDWDIPDTNLCPPIPGRADYVHYIADLLTGQKGQIPMGVSIKGLDVGVGANLVYPLIAHQTYGWEDAWIRYQ, encoded by the coding sequence ATGTCCACAGAAAAATCCAGTCTGCACACAAGAAATCTGCATCGTAATCCCTATGATTTTGATCTGCTTATTTCTTGTGTGCCAGAACTGAAACATTACGTCTTTGTGAATGTTCATGGGACAACCACAATTAATTTCAGCATTCCTAAAGCTGTAAAATTACTCAATAAAGCTTTATTATTACACTTTTATAATATTAAGGACTGGGATATTCCTGATACCAATTTGTGTCCACCTATTCCGGGGCGAGCAGATTATGTTCATTATATTGCAGATTTGTTAACAGGACAGAAAGGGCAGATTCCCATGGGAGTTTCCATAAAAGGGTTGGATGTTGGAGTAGGGGCTAACCTTGTGTATCCTTTAATTGCCCATCAAACTTATGGGTGGGAAGATGCGTGGATCAGATATCAATGA
- a CDS encoding c-type cytochrome, which translates to MSAPAQSNLSGDQIMETLDCSGCHSVNERMIGPSYQEIAAKYSDKDIELLASKIIEGGSGVWGGVPMAAHPQVSKEDAKKMVEYILSQKK; encoded by the coding sequence GTGTCTGCTCCAGCTCAATCTAATCTTTCCGGTGACCAGATCATGGAAACATTAGATTGTTCGGGGTGTCACTCTGTTAATGAGAGAATGATAGGACCTTCTTATCAGGAAATTGCTGCTAAATATTCAGATAAAGATATTGAATTGTTGGCTTCCAAGATCATAGAAGGCGGTAGTGGAGTTTGGGGCGGAGTTCCTATGGCTGCTCATCCACAAGTATCTAAAGAAGATGCTAAAAAGATGGTGGAGTATATTCTAAGCCAGAAAAAATAA
- a CDS encoding anthranilate synthase component I family protein, translating into MFTQKIKIKTVSKKTLGDLHTPMNIYLKIRDKFRDTILLESSDSKSIDNNFSFIAINAVAGIEVKNLNEFEIKFPDSAPVKQFIMERNITEIFEDFRKVFDCEKTNEPIEETAQSLFGYTSFEAVQFFENISLKAQSPEVEIPILRYRLYQYVIAINHFNDEMHIIENQMEGVKSELHLLENLIKNQNTPVYPFEKNGEETSNITNEDYIELVKTAQRHCMRGDVFQLVLSRRFEQKFKGDEFNVYRALRNINPSPYLFYFDYGNYKLFGSSPESQLIIKDNKAIIHPIAGTSKRTGNLETDLQAIEVLKNDPKENAEHTMLVDLARNDLGKLGKNVTVTKLKEIQLFSHVIHMVSEVTADLPEQINPLDMISATFPQGTLSGAPKHKALQLINQYEKDSRGYYGGCIGIVGLNGTCNQAIMIRTFLSRNNTLYYQAGAGLVAKSVPENELQEVNNKLNALKKAVEKAEKIVVES; encoded by the coding sequence ATGTTTACTCAAAAAATTAAAATAAAAACCGTTTCGAAAAAAACTCTTGGAGATCTTCATACTCCCATGAATATTTATCTTAAAATCAGAGATAAGTTCAGAGACACAATTCTTCTGGAAAGTTCGGATTCAAAAAGTATTGACAATAACTTTTCTTTCATTGCCATCAATGCTGTTGCAGGAATTGAGGTGAAAAACTTAAATGAATTTGAGATTAAATTCCCTGATTCTGCTCCAGTAAAGCAATTCATAATGGAACGTAATATCACGGAGATATTTGAAGATTTTCGTAAAGTTTTTGACTGTGAAAAAACCAATGAACCTATTGAAGAAACTGCACAGAGTCTTTTTGGCTACACAAGTTTTGAAGCGGTACAGTTTTTTGAAAATATTAGCTTAAAAGCACAAAGCCCGGAAGTAGAAATTCCAATTCTAAGATACAGACTCTATCAATATGTAATTGCCATCAACCACTTCAATGATGAGATGCACATTATAGAAAACCAAATGGAAGGGGTAAAATCTGAATTACATTTATTGGAAAACCTCATCAAAAATCAAAATACTCCGGTTTATCCTTTTGAAAAAAACGGCGAGGAAACCTCAAATATCACTAATGAAGATTATATCGAACTGGTAAAAACAGCCCAGAGACACTGCATGAGAGGCGATGTGTTCCAATTGGTACTAAGCAGAAGATTTGAACAGAAGTTCAAAGGAGATGAATTTAATGTATATCGTGCTTTGAGAAATATCAATCCTTCTCCTTACCTGTTTTATTTTGATTACGGGAATTACAAATTATTCGGATCAAGCCCTGAAAGCCAGTTAATCATCAAAGACAATAAAGCCATCATCCACCCTATTGCCGGAACTTCTAAAAGAACAGGGAATTTAGAAACTGACCTTCAAGCGATTGAAGTGTTAAAGAATGATCCTAAAGAAAATGCAGAACATACCATGTTGGTAGACCTTGCCCGTAACGACCTTGGAAAACTGGGCAAAAACGTAACAGTTACTAAACTAAAAGAAATCCAGCTTTTTTCTCACGTGATTCACATGGTAAGCGAAGTAACGGCTGACCTTCCGGAACAGATCAATCCTCTTGATATGATTTCGGCCACTTTCCCACAGGGAACTTTAAGCGGAGCTCCTAAACATAAAGCCCTTCAACTTATCAATCAATACGAAAAAGATTCCCGTGGATACTATGGCGGATGTATTGGGATTGTAGGTTTAAACGGGACCTGTAACCAGGCGATTATGATCAGAACATTTTTAAGCAGGAACAATACTCTTTATTATCAGGCAGGAGCCGGCCTTGTTGCCAAATCAGTCCCTGAAAATGAGCTACAGGAAGTCAATAATAAATTAAATGCCCTGAAAAAAGCAGTAGAAAAGGCAGAAAAAATAGTTGTAGAAAGCTAA
- a CDS encoding anthranilate synthase component II: protein MNNNINTQQSQLKVLVFDNYDSFTYNLVQIIERILNQKVDVVRNDQITLEEIGKYDKIILSPGPGIPEEAGILLDLIKEYAPTKSILGVCLGQQAIAEAFGGNLINLSEIFHGVATTTDLVKENTKLFKDLASGIEVGRYHSWAVNPENFPADLEITAVDKDGMIMALQHKTYDVHGVQFHPESILTPDGEVIIRNFLNQ, encoded by the coding sequence ATGAACAACAATATCAATACTCAACAATCACAGCTTAAGGTTCTCGTTTTTGATAACTATGACAGCTTTACCTATAACCTTGTCCAGATCATCGAAAGAATCCTGAATCAGAAAGTAGATGTGGTAAGAAACGACCAAATCACTTTGGAAGAAATAGGAAAATATGATAAAATCATCCTTTCTCCTGGTCCGGGAATTCCTGAAGAAGCTGGAATTTTACTGGATCTGATTAAAGAATATGCGCCTACTAAAAGTATTTTAGGAGTGTGTTTAGGACAACAAGCCATCGCAGAAGCTTTTGGCGGAAATCTTATCAATCTTTCTGAAATTTTCCATGGAGTAGCCACCACTACTGATCTGGTAAAAGAAAACACTAAGCTTTTCAAGGATTTAGCATCAGGTATTGAAGTAGGAAGATACCACAGTTGGGCTGTGAACCCTGAGAATTTCCCAGCTGACCTGGAAATTACAGCCGTTGATAAGGATGGGATGATTATGGCTCTTCAGCATAAAACCTATGATGTTCACGGAGTACAATTTCACCCGGAAAGCATTTTAACTCCGGATGGAGAAGTCATCATCCGAAACTTTTTAAATCAGTAA
- the trpD gene encoding anthranilate phosphoribosyltransferase encodes MKEILQYLFNHNTLSKSEAKAMMIEIAQNKFNAAEVTAFISVFLMRNITLKELEGFREALLQMAVPIHIDASDAIDIVGTGGDGKNTINISTLASFVVAGAGQRVTKHGNYGASTTTGSSNVLEELGYQFKNNSEQLNEDLERANICFLHAPYFHPALQSVGLLRKSLGLRTFFNLLGPLVNPAKPQYSMIGVYNLEIARIYQYLLQKGEQDFILVHGLDGYDEISLTHDSKIITKKGEEIYSAEDLGFNPVTLEDIKAGNTTRDTAKIFMNILEGKGTEQQNSVVLANASVALYHTRKFGTYDDCLLLAQESLESGKALKAFDLLIN; translated from the coding sequence ATGAAAGAAATATTGCAATACCTGTTCAATCACAATACCTTATCGAAGTCTGAGGCAAAGGCCATGATGATTGAAATTGCACAGAATAAATTCAATGCAGCAGAAGTAACGGCTTTCATCAGTGTTTTTCTGATGCGGAATATCACTCTGAAAGAACTTGAAGGTTTTAGAGAAGCATTGCTACAGATGGCTGTTCCCATCCATATTGATGCCAGCGATGCCATTGATATTGTAGGAACTGGAGGTGACGGAAAAAACACAATCAATATATCAACATTGGCCAGCTTTGTGGTGGCCGGAGCCGGGCAGAGGGTAACGAAACATGGAAATTATGGAGCTTCAACCACTACAGGCTCATCCAATGTATTGGAAGAATTGGGATATCAGTTCAAGAACAATTCGGAGCAGCTGAATGAAGATCTTGAAAGAGCGAATATCTGCTTTTTACATGCCCCTTACTTCCACCCTGCTCTTCAATCGGTTGGATTATTGAGAAAATCATTAGGCTTAAGAACGTTCTTTAATCTTCTCGGGCCCTTGGTAAATCCTGCGAAACCTCAATATTCCATGATTGGAGTGTACAACCTGGAAATTGCAAGAATCTATCAATACCTTTTACAAAAAGGGGAACAGGACTTTATTTTGGTTCATGGATTGGATGGTTATGATGAGATCAGCCTCACCCACGACAGTAAAATCATTACTAAAAAAGGAGAAGAAATCTATTCTGCAGAAGATTTAGGCTTTAATCCTGTAACTTTAGAAGATATCAAAGCCGGAAATACTACCAGAGACACAGCAAAAATCTTTATGAATATTCTTGAAGGAAAAGGAACGGAACAGCAAAACTCAGTAGTGTTAGCCAATGCATCTGTAGCCCTTTACCATACCCGCAAATTCGGAACGTATGATGATTGTCTGCTATTGGCTCAGGAAAGCTTAGAAAGTGGTAAAGCATTAAAAGCATTTGACCTTTTAATTAATTAA
- the trpC gene encoding indole-3-glycerol phosphate synthase TrpC — protein MTILDTIIERKKEEVAASKAAISIDQLKSSDFFERKSFSLKESIRNKNGIIAEFKRQSPSKGIINNNVQPLHVTSAYENFGASGISILTDTDFFGGSFEDILNVRKHINIPILRKDFMIDEYQFYEAKSMGADVILLIAACLSPNQVHEFTALAHELDLEVLLEIHTEEELKHFNSTIDLVGINNRNLKDFKVDLQHSVQLKDQLPKDTLSVAESGIYNLDDFKYLKDKGFDGFLMGEYFMRNADPAKAFEEFSLLI, from the coding sequence ATGACCATACTAGATACAATTATTGAAAGAAAAAAAGAAGAAGTTGCCGCTTCAAAAGCTGCTATTTCCATTGATCAATTAAAAAGCTCAGATTTCTTCGAAAGAAAGAGTTTCTCATTGAAAGAATCCATAAGAAACAAAAACGGAATTATTGCTGAGTTTAAAAGACAGTCTCCATCTAAAGGAATTATCAATAATAATGTTCAGCCTTTGCATGTTACTTCAGCTTATGAAAACTTCGGAGCCAGCGGCATTTCCATTCTTACGGATACAGATTTTTTTGGTGGAAGCTTTGAAGATATTCTAAATGTAAGAAAACACATCAATATTCCTATCCTTCGTAAAGACTTTATGATTGATGAATACCAATTTTATGAAGCTAAAAGTATGGGAGCCGATGTTATTTTACTCATTGCAGCCTGTCTTTCGCCTAATCAGGTTCATGAATTTACAGCACTGGCTCATGAACTGGATTTGGAAGTTTTATTAGAAATCCATACAGAGGAAGAGCTGAAACACTTTAATTCTACTATCGATTTGGTTGGAATTAATAACAGAAACCTAAAGGATTTTAAAGTGGATTTGCAGCATTCCGTTCAGTTAAAAGATCAACTCCCTAAAGATACTTTATCTGTTGCTGAAAGTGGAATTTATAACCTTGATGATTTTAAATATTTAAAGGACAAAGGATTTGACGGCTTCCTGATGGGAGAATATTTTATGAGGAATGCAGATCCGGCAAAAGCATTTGAAGAGTTTTCTTTACTAATTTGA
- a CDS encoding phosphoribosylanthranilate isomerase gives MNQQSATTQFSSGLKVCGLTKLSQIQELISMKADFLGFIFYEKSPRYVLNHLDLEDIAQIGHQGKVGVFVNEKIEKIVEIAEKAKLNLIQLHGDEDSHFIIELKKQLPLDVKIIKVIRIGNDTIENKKKIAQTFSNQPATYNLLPITYYLFDTDSKAFGGTGQQFDWNILNEFEIPLPYFLSGGISEENIKNIQTLKQQPFALDINSKFEITPGDKDVNRIKKFKTIIP, from the coding sequence ATGAACCAACAATCAGCAACAACCCAATTCTCTTCTGGTCTTAAAGTCTGTGGTCTTACTAAGCTCAGTCAGATTCAGGAATTGATTTCGATGAAGGCAGATTTTTTAGGATTCATTTTTTATGAAAAATCACCGCGATATGTTCTGAACCATTTGGATCTGGAAGATATTGCGCAGATTGGCCATCAGGGAAAAGTTGGAGTTTTTGTCAATGAAAAAATTGAAAAAATAGTAGAAATCGCTGAGAAAGCAAAGCTAAACCTAATTCAATTACATGGTGATGAGGACAGTCATTTTATTATTGAATTAAAAAAACAGCTTCCTCTTGATGTAAAAATAATCAAGGTGATAAGAATCGGAAACGATACTATTGAAAACAAAAAGAAAATAGCACAAACGTTCAGTAATCAACCCGCAACTTACAACCTATTACCTATTACCTACTACCTATTCGATACAGATAGTAAAGCATTCGGCGGAACAGGACAACAGTTTGACTGGAATATATTGAATGAATTTGAAATTCCACTCCCCTATTTTTTGAGTGGCGGTATTTCAGAAGAGAATATCAAAAATATCCAAACATTGAAGCAGCAGCCTTTTGCCTTAGATATCAATTCAAAATTTGAAATAACCCCGGGTGATAAGGATGTAAACAGGATTAAAAAATTTAAAACCATCATCCCATGA
- the tnpA gene encoding IS200/IS605 family transposase — MPQSLVKNYIHIVFSTKYRNDFIDERIEKELYAYITTLCKDFESYALQIGGTDNHIHILCRLSRKIALMKLVQEIKAHSSKWIKTKGKKYENFFWQDGYGAFSVGEKDVHIVTKYIKNQRQHHQKQDFKNELVEILEKHKMDYDEKFLWD; from the coding sequence ATGCCACAATCATTAGTCAAAAATTACATCCACATTGTATTCAGCACCAAATACAGGAATGATTTTATCGATGAAAGAATAGAAAAAGAATTGTACGCCTACATCACAACATTATGTAAGGATTTCGAAAGTTATGCATTACAGATTGGCGGAACAGACAATCATATCCACATTCTTTGTAGATTATCCAGGAAAATTGCATTAATGAAATTGGTCCAGGAAATAAAGGCACATTCCTCAAAATGGATCAAAACAAAAGGTAAGAAATATGAGAATTTCTTTTGGCAGGATGGCTACGGTGCATTTTCAGTGGGTGAAAAAGATGTTCATATTGTGACAAAATATATTAAAAACCAACGCCAGCATCATCAAAAACAGGATTTTAAAAATGAACTTGTGGAAATATTGGAAAAACATAAAATGGATTATGATGAAAAATTTTTATGGGATTAA
- a CDS encoding GNAT family N-acetyltransferase → MKYHIKQANELADREIEHILKLWDISAWNTMKLVYFRTFFKDSEFHLLLDFHSEILAVFRLNFDFVLEISGSQYAFAEAVGLVSAHKKKGYGAQLVQYLKENVIQRNINTIGFCHTDLRPFYEKCNIEILYDKAKSIKENEGSEWVNSEDDDILIFNVSQNEKEQLNTLSSQHNAYLITKE, encoded by the coding sequence ATGAAATATCATATTAAACAAGCCAACGAATTAGCAGACAGAGAAATTGAACATATCCTCAAGCTTTGGGACATTTCTGCATGGAATACCATGAAATTAGTCTATTTCCGCACCTTTTTTAAAGATTCGGAATTTCATTTACTACTAGATTTTCATTCAGAAATCCTGGCCGTTTTTCGTCTTAATTTTGATTTTGTATTGGAAATATCGGGGTCACAATATGCTTTTGCAGAAGCTGTAGGACTGGTTTCTGCCCATAAGAAAAAAGGATATGGAGCTCAGTTGGTTCAGTATTTAAAGGAAAATGTTATCCAAAGAAATATCAACACAATTGGCTTTTGCCATACTGACCTTCGACCGTTTTATGAAAAATGCAATATTGAAATCCTTTATGATAAGGCAAAGTCCATCAAAGAGAATGAAGGTTCCGAATGGGTAAATTCGGAAGATGATGATATTTTAATTTTTAATGTATCTCAAAATGAAAAAGAACAGCTCAATACATTGAGCTCTCAACATAATGCTTATTTAATTACTAAAGAATAA
- the trpB gene encoding tryptophan synthase subunit beta, translated as MNYKNPDEHGYYGEFGGAFIPEMLYPNVEELQKNYLEIIESKDFQNEYQDLLTNYVGRATPLYFAKNLSEKYNTKIYLKREDLNHTGAHKINNALGQVLLAKRLGKTRIIAETGAGQHGVATATACALLGLECIVYMGEIDIRRQAPNVARMKMLGAEVVAATSGSKTLKDAVNEALRDWINNPVTTHYVIGSVVGPHPFPDLVARFQSIISKEIKEQLKEKIGRENPDYVIACVGGGSNAAGTFYHFVDEKEVKIIAAEAGGLGVGSGKSAATTFLGTLGVLHGSKSLVMQTEDGQVIEPHSISAGLDYPGIGPFHANLFKEKRAEFFSINDDEALKCAFELTKLEGIIPALESSHALAVLDKKKFKEDDIVVICLSGRGDKDMETYLKNL; from the coding sequence ATGAATTATAAAAATCCTGATGAACACGGATATTATGGAGAATTTGGAGGAGCTTTTATCCCCGAAATGCTTTATCCGAATGTAGAAGAATTACAAAAGAATTATCTTGAAATCATTGAGTCCAAGGACTTCCAGAATGAATATCAGGATTTGCTTACAAATTATGTAGGCAGAGCAACCCCATTGTACTTTGCTAAAAACCTAAGTGAAAAATACAATACCAAGATCTATTTAAAACGGGAAGATCTTAACCATACCGGAGCTCATAAGATCAATAATGCTCTAGGACAGGTTCTTCTGGCAAAACGCCTTGGAAAAACAAGAATTATAGCAGAAACCGGAGCTGGGCAACATGGTGTAGCTACTGCAACTGCCTGTGCACTGCTTGGTCTTGAATGCATCGTTTATATGGGTGAAATTGATATTCGGAGACAGGCACCTAATGTAGCGAGAATGAAAATGCTGGGTGCAGAAGTGGTAGCAGCTACTTCAGGATCAAAAACCCTTAAAGATGCTGTAAATGAAGCTTTAAGAGACTGGATCAACAATCCTGTCACTACCCATTATGTGATTGGAAGTGTGGTGGGACCTCATCCTTTCCCGGACCTTGTCGCAAGATTTCAAAGTATTATTTCAAAAGAAATCAAGGAGCAGCTTAAAGAGAAAATAGGAAGAGAAAATCCGGATTATGTGATTGCCTGTGTTGGAGGCGGAAGTAATGCTGCCGGAACATTCTACCATTTTGTAGATGAAAAAGAAGTGAAAATTATTGCTGCTGAAGCCGGAGGACTTGGTGTTGGCTCAGGGAAGTCTGCCGCTACTACATTTCTGGGAACTCTTGGAGTACTTCACGGTAGCAAAAGCTTGGTGATGCAAACGGAAGACGGACAGGTTATTGAACCACATTCTATCTCTGCAGGATTAGATTACCCTGGAATAGGACCTTTTCATGCCAACTTATTTAAAGAAAAAAGAGCTGAATTTTTCAGCATCAATGATGATGAAGCTTTGAAATGCGCTTTTGAACTTACCAAACTGGAAGGAATTATTCCTGCCCTTGAAAGCTCTCATGCTTTGGCTGTTTTAGACAAGAAGAAATTCAAAGAAGATGATATTGTTGTCATTTGCTTAAGCGGCCGTGGTGATAAGGATATGGAAACGTATCTGAAAAATTTGTAA
- the trpA gene encoding tryptophan synthase subunit alpha: MKKLNIYFTAGIPQLEDTADIIQLIQDSGADMIEIGMPYSDPVADGPVIQKAHELALQNGMTIEKLFSQLKTIKDKIKVPIILMGYINPVLSFGFENFCKECSESGVSGLILPDLPPIEFEKNYQHILKKYNLNFTFLVTPETSDDRIQYLDSLSSGFLYAVSSSSTTGNENTVLKNENYLTRLAELPLKNPVMIGFGIKSKADFENVTEKAAGGIIGTAFVNVLLQDKDWKKSAIDFIHSIKA; this comes from the coding sequence ATGAAAAAACTAAATATATACTTCACCGCAGGAATCCCACAACTGGAAGATACTGCAGACATTATACAACTTATCCAGGATTCAGGAGCAGATATGATTGAAATCGGAATGCCTTATTCTGATCCTGTAGCTGACGGTCCAGTGATTCAAAAAGCCCATGAGCTTGCCCTTCAAAACGGGATGACTATTGAAAAGCTTTTTTCTCAGTTAAAAACGATAAAAGATAAAATAAAAGTTCCGATTATTTTAATGGGTTATATCAATCCTGTATTGAGCTTTGGTTTTGAAAATTTCTGTAAAGAATGTTCAGAAAGCGGAGTTTCAGGACTTATTCTTCCAGACCTTCCTCCTATTGAATTTGAAAAAAACTATCAACATATTCTGAAAAAGTACAACCTTAATTTCACATTTTTAGTAACTCCGGAAACTTCAGATGATAGAATACAGTATCTGGATTCACTAAGTTCAGGATTTCTTTATGCAGTAAGCTCATCTTCCACTACCGGAAACGAAAATACGGTTCTAAAGAATGAAAACTACCTCACCAGATTAGCAGAACTTCCTCTTAAAAATCCTGTCATGATCGGTTTCGGAATAAAATCAAAGGCAGATTTTGAAAATGTGACTGAAAAAGCAGCTGGAGGAATCATTGGGACAGCCTTTGTGAATGTTTTGCTTCAGGATAAAGATTGGAAGAAAAGTGCCATAGATTTTATCCATTCCATAAAAGCTTAA
- the lipB gene encoding lipoyl(octanoyl) transferase LipB, translated as MNTNQNKSVEFEDLGIKEYQPAWDYQEKLMKDIIDTKIKNRDLPAEQHITTSNHLLFVEHPHVYTLGKSGHEENMLAGMDKLKELEATYVKTNRGGDITYHGYGQIVGYPVLDLENFFTDIHLYMRNLEEVIIRTIAEYGLKGERSPGETGVWLDVGKPYARKMCAMGVKASRWVTLHGFALNVNTDMRYFEYIIPCGIKDKQVTSLKRELERELTPEEMEDIKAKIRKHFADVFQAELIYK; from the coding sequence ATGAATACAAATCAAAATAAATCAGTAGAATTTGAAGATTTAGGTATTAAAGAATATCAGCCTGCATGGGATTATCAGGAGAAACTGATGAAAGATATTATTGATACTAAAATTAAGAACCGCGATCTGCCTGCAGAACAGCATATCACTACCTCGAACCACCTTCTTTTTGTAGAACATCCTCATGTATATACATTAGGAAAAAGCGGGCACGAAGAAAATATGCTGGCCGGAATGGATAAGCTTAAGGAATTAGAAGCTACTTATGTAAAAACCAACCGTGGTGGTGATATTACGTACCATGGCTATGGTCAGATCGTCGGCTATCCTGTTTTAGACCTTGAAAACTTCTTTACAGATATTCATTTATATATGAGAAATCTTGAAGAGGTGATCATCAGAACGATTGCTGAATATGGACTGAAAGGAGAACGTTCTCCTGGAGAAACCGGTGTTTGGCTGGATGTTGGAAAACCTTATGCAAGAAAGATGTGTGCAATGGGAGTTAAAGCTTCCCGATGGGTAACTTTACACGGCTTTGCCCTGAATGTAAATACAGATATGCGTTACTTTGAATACATTATTCCGTGTGGCATCAAAGATAAACAGGTTACTTCTTTAAAAAGAGAACTTGAAAGAGAATTGACACCGGAAGAAATGGAAGATATAAAAGCCAAAATCAGAAAGCATTTTGCTGATGTATTCCAGGCTGAATTGATTTACAAATAA